One genomic segment of Ancylobacter sp. IITR112 includes these proteins:
- the cysN gene encoding sulfate adenylyltransferase subunit CysN, which translates to MNETIASLGAADYLARHEGKGLLRFLTCGSVDDGKSTLIGRLLYDTKLLFEDQLATLASDSRKHGTAGEDLDFALLVDGLAAEREQGITIDVAYRFFATERRKFIVADTPGHEQYTRNMATGASNSDVAVILVDARKGILTQTRRHSFIVSLLGLKDVVLAVNKIDLMDYSQAVFDQIVAEYRAFAAQFGFRTLVPIPISARHGDNVIARSANTPWYDGPSLLDHLDTLEVEDGAHTRPFRLPVQWVNRPNLNFRGFSGTIASGTVRVGEAVVVAGSGATSRVAAIVTADGELPEAGAGQAVTLTLADEIDASRGDVIAAANARPEVTDQFAAHLIWMHEEALLPGRPYLMKIGTRTVVMSVTEIKHRIDVNSFQKLAAKTLALNDVAVVNVATHEPIAIDPFADIPQTGAFIVIDRMTNQTVGAGMVDFGLRRATNVHWQALDVSKASRAGLKLQKPAVLWFTGLSGAGKSTIANLVEKRLNALGRHSYLLDGDNVRHGLNKDLGFTDADRVENIRRVAEVARLMVDAGLIVLVSFISPFRAEREMARELLEPGEFVEIFVDTPLEVAEQRDVKGLYKRARAGQIRNFTGIDSPYEPPLNPEITIASGALAAEAAAERIFAYLLEKGYLS; encoded by the coding sequence ATGAACGAGACCATCGCCTCCCTCGGCGCCGCCGACTATCTCGCACGGCACGAGGGCAAGGGCCTGCTGCGCTTCCTCACCTGCGGCAGCGTGGATGACGGCAAGTCCACCCTCATCGGCCGGCTGCTCTACGACACCAAGCTGCTGTTCGAAGACCAACTGGCGACGCTCGCCTCGGATTCGCGCAAGCACGGCACCGCCGGCGAGGACCTCGATTTCGCCCTGCTGGTCGACGGACTGGCAGCGGAGCGCGAACAGGGCATCACCATCGACGTTGCCTACCGCTTCTTCGCCACCGAGCGGCGCAAATTCATCGTCGCCGACACGCCCGGCCATGAGCAGTACACCCGCAACATGGCCACCGGCGCCTCCAATTCCGATGTGGCGGTGATTCTGGTCGATGCGCGCAAGGGCATCCTCACCCAGACGCGGCGGCATTCCTTCATCGTCTCGCTGCTGGGGCTGAAGGATGTGGTGCTGGCGGTCAACAAGATCGACCTGATGGACTATTCGCAGGCGGTCTTCGATCAGATCGTCGCCGAATACCGCGCCTTCGCCGCGCAGTTCGGCTTCCGCACACTGGTGCCGATCCCGATATCCGCCCGCCATGGCGACAATGTCATCGCCCGCAGCGCCAACACGCCCTGGTATGACGGCCCTTCGCTGCTCGACCATCTCGACACGCTGGAGGTGGAGGATGGCGCCCATACACGCCCGTTCCGCCTGCCGGTGCAGTGGGTCAACCGGCCAAACCTGAATTTCCGCGGCTTTTCCGGCACCATCGCCTCCGGCACGGTTCGGGTGGGCGAGGCGGTGGTCGTCGCCGGATCGGGCGCCACGTCGCGCGTCGCCGCCATCGTCACTGCCGACGGGGAACTGCCCGAGGCCGGGGCCGGCCAGGCGGTGACGCTCACCCTTGCCGACGAAATCGACGCCTCGCGCGGCGATGTGATCGCGGCGGCCAATGCCCGACCGGAAGTCACCGACCAGTTCGCCGCGCATCTCATCTGGATGCATGAGGAGGCGCTGCTGCCGGGCCGGCCCTATCTCATGAAGATCGGCACGCGCACCGTCGTCATGTCGGTGACCGAGATCAAGCACCGCATCGACGTGAACAGCTTCCAGAAGCTGGCCGCCAAGACGCTGGCGCTGAACGATGTCGCGGTGGTCAATGTCGCCACCCATGAGCCGATCGCCATCGACCCCTTCGCCGACATTCCCCAGACCGGCGCCTTCATCGTCATCGACCGCATGACCAACCAGACGGTCGGCGCCGGCATGGTCGATTTCGGCCTGCGGCGGGCGACCAATGTACATTGGCAGGCGCTGGACGTGTCCAAGGCCAGCCGCGCCGGGCTGAAGCTGCAGAAGCCCGCGGTGCTGTGGTTCACCGGCCTCTCCGGGGCGGGCAAGTCGACCATCGCCAATCTGGTGGAGAAGCGCCTCAACGCGCTGGGCCGACACAGCTATCTGCTCGACGGCGACAATGTCCGCCACGGGCTGAACAAGGATCTCGGCTTCACCGATGCCGACCGGGTGGAGAATATCCGCCGCGTGGCGGAAGTCGCCCGGCTGATGGTGGATGCCGGGCTGATCGTGCTCGTCTCCTTCATCTCGCCGTTCCGGGCCGAACGCGAGATGGCGCGCGAGCTTCTGGAGCCGGGAGAGTTTGTCGAGATCTTCGTCGACACACCGCTCGAGGTGGCGGAACAGCGCGACGTGAAGGGGCTGTACAAGCGGGCGCGGGCCGGACAGATCCGCAATTTCACCGGCATTGACAGCCCCTATGAGCCGCCGCTGAACCCGGAAATCACCATTGCGAGCGGGGCGCTGGCGGCCGAAGCGGCGGCGGAACGCATCTTCGCCTATCTGCTGGAGAAGGGTTATCTCAGCTAG
- a CDS encoding DUF1674 domain-containing protein, translating into MGHTLHPTGLTGQAAESAAPAPRRPLTPAAERALAEAEARRAAAAPFAGPREIDGRDGPEPVRYGDWEVKGIATDF; encoded by the coding sequence ATCGGTCACACACTCCACCCCACCGGCCTCACCGGTCAGGCCGCGGAGAGCGCTGCGCCAGCCCCGCGCCGCCCGCTCACCCCCGCCGCCGAGCGGGCGCTGGCCGAGGCGGAGGCACGCCGCGCCGCCGCCGCGCCCTTCGCCGGGCCGCGCGAGATCGACGGGCGCGATGGTCCCGAGCCGGTGCGCTATGGCGACTGGGAAGTGAAGGGCATCGCCACCGATTTCTGA
- a CDS encoding response regulator transcription factor, which produces MANALRVLVVDDDKDLREALVEQLSLYDEFEVVSVDSANAAISEVESTRVDLVLMDVGLPDKDGREAVRVMRQNGFKAPVIMLTGHDTDSDTIMGLEAGANDYVAKPFRFAVLLARIRAQMRSHEASEDAVFTIGPYTFRPGAKMLVTERNSKIRLTEKETAILRYLYRAGKKPVAREILLQEVWGYNSGVTTHTLETHIYRLRQKIEKDPSHPSLLATEAGGYKLLP; this is translated from the coding sequence ATGGCGAACGCTCTGCGAGTTTTGGTGGTCGACGACGACAAGGATCTGCGCGAGGCGCTGGTCGAACAGCTCTCGCTCTATGACGAATTCGAGGTGGTCTCCGTCGATAGTGCCAATGCCGCGATCAGCGAAGTCGAATCGACGCGCGTCGATCTGGTGCTGATGGATGTCGGCCTGCCGGACAAGGACGGGCGCGAGGCGGTGCGGGTGATGCGCCAGAACGGCTTCAAGGCGCCGGTCATCATGCTCACCGGCCACGACACCGACAGCGACACCATCATGGGGCTGGAAGCCGGCGCCAATGACTATGTCGCCAAGCCGTTCCGCTTCGCCGTGCTGCTCGCCCGCATCCGCGCGCAGATGCGCTCGCATGAGGCGAGCGAGGACGCGGTGTTCACCATCGGGCCCTACACCTTCCGTCCCGGTGCCAAGATGCTGGTGACCGAGCGCAACTCGAAGATTCGCCTGACCGAGAAGGAAACCGCCATACTGAGGTACCTCTATCGGGCTGGAAAGAAACCGGTGGCGCGCGAAATACTTCTGCAGGAAGTGTGGGGCTATAATTCCGGCGTGACCACCCATACGCTTGAGACGCATATTTACCGCCTGCGCCAGAAGATCGAGAAAGACCCGTCCCACCCCAGCCTGCTTGCCACCGAGGCTGGCGGGTACAAATTGCTGCCCTGA
- the htpX gene encoding zinc metalloprotease HtpX has product MNYFRTAILLAGMTALFMGVGFMIGGQGGMMIALMVAAGMNVFSYWNSDRMVLSMYGAREVDRASAPEFYGMVEELAARAQLPMPRVYLMDNPQPNAFATGRNPQNAAVAATTGLLHSLSREEVAGVMAHELAHVKNFDTLTMTITATLAGAISMLANFAMFFGGNRNNTNGFGIIGTIAMVILAPLAAMVVQMAVSRSREYEADKLGAQICGQPMWLASALAKISNAAHAVPNMPAEHNPATAHMFIINPLSGERMDNLFSTHPATENRIAALQALAQQMGSGGYGYDNAAASAPQGGPWARGGASRPASRPTGNPWGRSGDRDRRGPWG; this is encoded by the coding sequence ATGAACTATTTCCGTACGGCGATCCTGCTCGCGGGCATGACCGCGCTGTTCATGGGCGTCGGCTTCATGATCGGCGGCCAGGGCGGCATGATGATCGCGCTCATGGTCGCCGCCGGCATGAATGTGTTCAGCTACTGGAATTCCGACCGCATGGTGCTGTCCATGTATGGCGCGCGCGAGGTCGACCGGGCCAGCGCGCCGGAATTCTACGGCATGGTGGAGGAACTCGCCGCCCGGGCGCAACTGCCGATGCCGCGCGTCTACCTCATGGACAATCCGCAGCCCAACGCCTTCGCCACCGGCCGCAACCCGCAGAACGCCGCGGTCGCCGCCACCACCGGCCTGCTCCATTCGCTCTCGCGCGAAGAGGTCGCCGGCGTGATGGCGCATGAGCTGGCGCATGTGAAAAACTTTGACACGCTGACCATGACCATCACCGCCACGCTGGCGGGCGCGATCTCCATGCTGGCGAACTTCGCCATGTTCTTCGGCGGAAACCGCAACAACACTAACGGCTTCGGCATCATCGGCACTATCGCGATGGTGATCCTCGCCCCGCTCGCCGCCATGGTGGTGCAGATGGCGGTGTCGCGTTCGCGCGAATATGAGGCGGACAAGCTCGGCGCGCAGATCTGCGGCCAGCCGATGTGGCTCGCCTCGGCGCTGGCGAAGATTTCCAACGCCGCCCATGCGGTGCCGAACATGCCGGCCGAGCACAACCCGGCCACCGCGCACATGTTCATCATCAACCCGCTGTCGGGCGAGCGGATGGACAATCTGTTCTCCACCCACCCCGCCACGGAGAACCGCATCGCCGCGCTGCAGGCGCTGGCGCAGCAGATGGGTTCGGGCGGTTATGGCTATGACAACGCCGCCGCTTCGGCCCCGCAGGGCGGGCCGTGGGCGAGGGGCGGGGCTTCGCGACCGGCCAGCCGCCCGACCGGCAATCCCTGGGGACGCAGCGGCGACCGCGACCGGCGCGGCCCCTGGGGCTGA
- the arfB gene encoding alternative ribosome rescue aminoacyl-tRNA hydrolase ArfB encodes MIPVAPRVWLDEDEIEETFIRASGPGGQNVNKVSSAVQLRFDVRGSKTLADHVKERLERLAGRRLTKEGVLVLVAQRYRTQEQNRADALARLVELVREAAVVPVTRRPTRPTLGSKIRRLEGKAKRSGIKSLRRDRPGAPEE; translated from the coding sequence ATGATTCCGGTCGCGCCCCGGGTCTGGCTGGACGAGGACGAGATCGAGGAAACCTTCATCCGCGCCTCCGGTCCGGGCGGGCAGAACGTCAACAAGGTCTCCAGCGCGGTGCAGCTACGCTTCGACGTGCGCGGCTCCAAGACCTTGGCGGACCATGTGAAAGAACGGCTGGAGCGGCTCGCCGGGCGGCGCCTCACCAAGGAGGGTGTGCTGGTTCTCGTCGCCCAGCGCTACCGCACGCAGGAGCAGAATCGCGCCGATGCGCTGGCACGGCTGGTCGAGCTGGTGCGCGAGGCGGCGGTGGTGCCGGTCACGCGCCGCCCGACCCGGCCGACGCTGGGCTCGAAAATCCGCCGGCTGGAGGGCAAGGCCAAGCGCTCCGGCATCAAGTCGCTGCGCCGCGACCGGCCCGGAGCGCCCGAGGAGTGA
- a CDS encoding L,D-transpeptidase — translation MLTVRDVIVNGNGVKKKTLRTESHRKSRIVSELRVARQPATRAPFPSRGVLLLDGRPVPVALGRTGIRADKREGDGATPRGVWHPREVRYRADRGPRPVTRLPVLRLSREDGWCDAPRDGRYNRLVRRPFSASHEEMWRADGLYDLVVVLDHNSRPRRAHRGSAVFMHIARGALEPTAGCVAFRPADLRRLLARLGPRTAIRIV, via the coding sequence GTGCTGACGGTTCGTGACGTGATCGTGAACGGAAATGGCGTGAAGAAGAAGACCCTTCGCACAGAATCACACCGAAAATCCCGCATCGTTTCCGAGCTGCGCGTCGCCCGCCAGCCTGCCACTCGCGCGCCTTTCCCGTCGCGCGGCGTCCTGCTGCTGGACGGGCGGCCGGTCCCCGTCGCCCTGGGCCGGACCGGAATCCGCGCCGACAAGAGGGAGGGCGACGGCGCCACGCCGCGCGGCGTCTGGCACCCGCGCGAGGTGCGCTACCGCGCCGATCGCGGCCCGCGCCCCGTCACCCGGCTCCCGGTTCTGCGGCTGAGCCGCGAGGACGGCTGGTGCGATGCGCCGCGCGACGGGCGCTACAACCGGCTGGTGCGGCGGCCGTTTTCCGCATCACACGAGGAAATGTGGCGGGCGGACGGGCTGTATGATCTCGTCGTGGTGCTCGACCACAACAGCCGCCCGCGCCGCGCCCATCGCGGCTCGGCGGTCTTCATGCACATCGCGCGCGGTGCCCTGGAGCCAACCGCCGGCTGCGTCGCCTTCCGCCCGGCCGATCTGCGCCGCCTGCTCGCCCGGCTCGGCCCACGCACCGCGATCCGAATCGTCTGA
- a CDS encoding LysR family transcriptional regulator encodes MTLEQLRIFVAVAEREHITRAARAIHLTPSATSAAIAALEARHATRLFDRVGRGIVLTEAGRLFLPEARAVLARASAAEKVLADLAGLVHGTLALAGSQTVANYWLPPLIEAYRSRYPGVAVSLTIGNTDFVAARVQEGAADLGFIEGGIEAPVLAATPVADDEMVLVAPVTHPWHWRAPASPAELSEGPWVLREPGSGTRAIFESYLEQAGIAPAGLRVVLEYPSNEAVRAAVEAGSGATVISRRVVEGAIRAGTMALIDYPLPSRPFLSLRHRERYATRAAQAFLDMAGAGAGAERQRL; translated from the coding sequence ATGACCCTGGAACAGCTACGCATCTTCGTGGCGGTGGCGGAACGTGAGCACATTACCCGGGCCGCGCGCGCCATCCACCTGACGCCTTCCGCCACCAGCGCCGCCATCGCCGCGCTGGAGGCGCGCCACGCCACACGGCTGTTCGACCGGGTCGGCCGGGGCATCGTGCTGACCGAGGCGGGGCGGCTGTTCCTGCCGGAAGCGCGCGCCGTGCTCGCCCGTGCCAGCGCCGCCGAGAAGGTGCTGGCCGACCTCGCCGGGCTGGTGCATGGCACGCTGGCGCTGGCGGGCAGCCAGACCGTGGCGAATTACTGGCTGCCGCCGCTCATCGAGGCCTATCGCAGCCGCTATCCCGGCGTGGCGGTGAGCCTGACCATCGGCAATACCGATTTCGTCGCCGCAAGAGTGCAGGAGGGCGCCGCCGATCTCGGCTTCATCGAGGGCGGGATCGAGGCGCCGGTGCTGGCGGCGACGCCGGTGGCGGACGACGAAATGGTGCTGGTGGCGCCGGTGACGCATCCCTGGCACTGGCGGGCACCCGCCTCCCCGGCCGAACTGAGCGAGGGCCCCTGGGTGCTGCGCGAGCCGGGCTCGGGCACGCGCGCCATCTTCGAATCCTATCTCGAACAGGCGGGCATCGCCCCCGCCGGCCTGCGCGTCGTGCTGGAATACCCCTCCAACGAAGCCGTGCGGGCGGCGGTGGAGGCGGGCAGCGGGGCGACGGTGATCTCCCGCCGGGTGGTGGAAGGCGCCATCCGCGCCGGCACCATGGCGCTGATCGACTACCCCCTGCCCTCGCGCCCCTTCCTCTCGCTGCGCCACCGCGAACGCTACGCCACCCGGGCGGCGCAGGCTTTTCTCGACATGGCGGGGGCGGGGGCGGGGGCGGAACGCCAGCGGCTCTAG
- a CDS encoding YggS family pyridoxal phosphate-dependent enzyme, with protein sequence MEPTREEAAAAQAITARLDEVRARIREACRDAGRDPASVQLIAVSKTFGPEAIAPVIAAGQRRFGENRVQETAGKWPALRAAHPGLELHLIGPLQTNKVREALSLFDVIQTLDRPSLAAALAKELKREGAPPAPRLLVQVNTGEEPQKAGVAPHEVDAFLAECRDAHGLAIEGLMCIPPADEPAAPHFALLAKIAARHGLKILSMGMSGDYETAIALGATHVRVGSAIFGHR encoded by the coding sequence ATGGAACCCACCCGCGAGGAAGCCGCCGCCGCCCAGGCGATCACCGCCCGTCTGGACGAGGTGCGCGCGCGCATCCGCGAGGCCTGCCGCGATGCCGGGCGCGATCCCGCCTCGGTGCAGTTGATCGCGGTGTCGAAGACCTTCGGCCCGGAGGCTATCGCCCCGGTCATCGCCGCCGGCCAGCGACGCTTCGGCGAGAACCGGGTACAGGAGACGGCGGGCAAATGGCCGGCGCTGCGCGCGGCCCATCCCGGTCTCGAACTGCATCTCATCGGCCCGCTGCAGACCAACAAGGTGCGCGAGGCGCTCTCCCTGTTCGACGTGATCCAGACGCTGGACCGCCCCTCGCTCGCCGCCGCCCTGGCGAAGGAGCTGAAGCGCGAGGGCGCCCCGCCGGCCCCGCGCCTCTTGGTGCAGGTCAATACCGGCGAGGAGCCGCAAAAGGCCGGCGTCGCCCCGCACGAGGTCGACGCCTTCCTCGCCGAATGCCGCGACGCGCACGGGCTGGCGATCGAGGGGCTGATGTGCATTCCCCCGGCCGACGAGCCGGCGGCGCCGCATTTCGCCCTGCTGGCGAAAATCGCCGCCCGCCATGGGCTGAAGATCCTCTCCATGGGCATGAGCGGCGATTACGAGACCGCCATCGCGCTCGGCGCCACCCATGTGCGGGTCGGCAGCGCCATTTTCGGCCACCGCTAG
- the cysD gene encoding sulfate adenylyltransferase subunit CysD, translated as MSSERMTHLRRLEAESIFIMREVAAEFANPVMLYSIGKDSAVMLHLAAKAFYPSPPPFPLMHIDTTWKFREMIAFRDAMAKRLGFELLVHTNQDGLARGINPFDHGSSLYTHVMKTEALKEALTLHGFDAAFGGARRDEEKSRAKERVFSFRTASHGWDPKSQRPELWNLYNARVRPGESIRVFPLSNWTELDIWQYILAENIPIVPLYFAAERPVVERGGQLIMVDDERLPLAPGEVPQMKRVRFRTLGCYPLTAAIESDADTLEAIVGEMLLARTSERAGRLIDHDEAASMEKKKREGYF; from the coding sequence ATGTCGTCTGAACGGATGACGCATCTCAGGCGTCTGGAAGCGGAATCCATCTTCATCATGCGCGAGGTGGCGGCCGAGTTCGCCAATCCCGTCATGCTCTATTCCATCGGCAAGGATTCCGCCGTGATGCTGCATCTGGCGGCCAAGGCGTTTTATCCCTCGCCGCCGCCCTTCCCGCTCATGCATATCGACACGACGTGGAAGTTCCGCGAGATGATCGCCTTCCGCGACGCCATGGCCAAGCGCCTTGGCTTCGAGCTGCTGGTGCATACCAACCAGGATGGGCTCGCGCGCGGCATCAACCCGTTCGATCACGGCTCATCGCTCTATACCCATGTGATGAAGACCGAGGCGCTGAAAGAGGCGCTGACCCTGCACGGCTTTGACGCCGCCTTTGGCGGCGCGCGGCGCGACGAGGAGAAGAGCCGGGCCAAGGAGCGCGTGTTCTCCTTCCGCACCGCCAGCCATGGCTGGGACCCCAAGAGCCAGCGCCCGGAACTGTGGAACCTCTACAATGCCCGCGTCCGGCCCGGGGAATCGATCCGGGTGTTCCCGCTGTCCAACTGGACCGAACTCGACATCTGGCAATACATCCTCGCCGAGAACATCCCCATCGTTCCGCTCTATTTCGCCGCCGAGCGGCCAGTGGTGGAGCGCGGCGGACAACTCATCATGGTGGATGACGAGCGCCTGCCGCTGGCGCCGGGCGAGGTGCCGCAGATGAAGCGGGTGCGCTTCCGCACGCTCGGCTGCTACCCGCTCACCGCCGCCATCGAGAGCGACGCCGACACGCTGGAAGCCATTGTCGGCGAGATGCTGCTCGCCCGCACCTCCGAGCGCGCCGGACGGCTGATCGACCATGACGAGGCCGCCTCGATGGAGAAGAAGAAGCGCGAGGGCTATTTCTGA
- a CDS encoding YeiH family protein — protein sequence MVAHADMAEPHRTVRAHHTAILPGLALTAGIAGLAFGLRQLPMVGVLSPMILAIMIGIGFHNLIGTPVRAKPGVTFAMRRILRAAIVLLGLQLTAAQVAEVGATGLAVIALTLVSTFLFTTWLGRLMGVERGLAQLIAAGTSICGASAVIATNTVTRAHDEDVAYAVACVTVFGSVAMFLYPLLPVVLGLSPHAYGLWAGASIHEIAQVVAAAYQGGPAAGEFGTIAKLSRVMLLAPMVIALGLMAARQARRRGHEAGHARPPLPWFVLGFLAMVALNSVVTMPAEMKAALVLATTFMLSMALAAMGLETDIAKLRAKGVRPFLLGLAAFVFIALFSLALVKMTA from the coding sequence ATGGTTGCGCATGCCGACATGGCCGAACCGCACCGCACGGTCCGCGCCCACCACACCGCGATCCTGCCCGGCCTCGCGCTCACCGCCGGCATCGCCGGCCTCGCCTTCGGGCTGCGCCAGCTGCCCATGGTCGGGGTGCTGAGCCCGATGATCCTCGCCATCATGATCGGCATCGGCTTTCACAATCTGATCGGCACGCCGGTCCGGGCCAAGCCCGGCGTCACCTTCGCCATGCGGCGCATCCTGCGCGCGGCGATCGTGCTGCTGGGGCTGCAGCTCACCGCCGCGCAGGTGGCGGAAGTCGGCGCCACGGGCCTCGCCGTGATCGCCCTCACCCTTGTCTCCACCTTCCTGTTCACCACCTGGCTCGGCCGGCTGATGGGGGTTGAGCGCGGGCTCGCCCAGCTCATCGCCGCCGGCACCTCGATCTGCGGCGCCTCGGCGGTGATCGCCACCAACACGGTGACGCGCGCCCATGATGAGGATGTCGCCTATGCGGTGGCCTGCGTCACCGTGTTCGGCTCGGTGGCGATGTTCCTCTATCCGCTGCTCCCCGTGGTGCTCGGCCTCTCCCCGCACGCCTATGGGCTGTGGGCCGGCGCCTCGATCCACGAAATCGCCCAGGTGGTGGCCGCCGCCTATCAGGGCGGGCCGGCGGCGGGCGAATTCGGCACCATCGCCAAGCTGTCGCGGGTGATGCTGCTGGCGCCGATGGTGATCGCACTCGGGCTGATGGCGGCGCGCCAGGCCCGCCGGCGCGGGCACGAGGCCGGCCACGCCCGCCCGCCCCTGCCCTGGTTCGTGCTCGGCTTCCTCGCCATGGTGGCGCTCAACAGCGTGGTGACGATGCCGGCCGAGATGAAGGCGGCGCTGGTTCTCGCCACCACCTTCATGCTCTCCATGGCGCTGGCGGCGATGGGGCTGGAAACCGACATCGCCAAGCTGCGCGCCAAGGGCGTGCGCCCCTTCCTGCTCGGCCTCGCCGCCTTCGTCTTCATCGCCCTGTTCAGCCTCGCTCTGGTAAAGATGACCGCCTGA
- a CDS encoding cyclic nucleotide-binding domain-containing protein, producing the protein MSIEDDIAFLERVPTLALMGREALRVIAISVEHYTLTRGQTLFHEGEAADCAYVVQEGSLRVAPEDPQLAMRPGHSARAGEGALIGEMALLTETRRPATATALEPAEVLRIPRNVFLRTLESYPDAARELTRRLSERVSATLADLERVRERLEAIEDVRRR; encoded by the coding sequence ATGTCCATCGAGGACGACATCGCCTTTCTGGAACGTGTGCCGACGCTCGCATTGATGGGGCGTGAGGCGTTGCGCGTCATCGCCATCAGCGTCGAGCATTACACGCTGACGCGCGGCCAGACGCTGTTCCATGAAGGCGAAGCGGCGGACTGCGCCTATGTCGTGCAGGAAGGCAGCCTGCGCGTGGCGCCGGAAGACCCGCAACTGGCGATGCGTCCCGGCCACAGCGCCCGCGCCGGCGAAGGCGCGCTGATCGGCGAGATGGCGCTGCTGACCGAGACCCGCCGTCCCGCCACCGCCACCGCGCTGGAGCCGGCGGAAGTGCTGCGCATTCCCCGCAACGTGTTCCTGCGCACGCTGGAAAGCTATCCCGACGCCGCGCGCGAGCTGACCCGCCGGCTGAGCGAGCGCGTTTCCGCCACCCTTGCCGATCTCGAACGGGTGCGCGAGCGGCTGGAGGCGATCGAGGACGTGCGGCGGCGATGA